The following is a genomic window from Bacteroidales bacterium.
ATTTTTTCAGGTGCCTGAGCAGCAACATGTTGTGGCAAAAATATGCTTGCAGTTATTAATGCTGTAAAAAATTTAAATATTTTTTTCATAATTACTGAATTTTAATGATTTTAAATGATTGAACTTTTTTGTTTTCTTGGTTTACAACGTTTAAAAAGTATGTAGCTGTTGGCAAACTGCTCATATCTATTAGTGTTTGCTGTGCTACAATTTGCTCTTTACTTAATTCTTTCCCCTGCATGTCAAATAACTGATACGACAACTTTTCGTTGTTATAATCGTTTATTTGCAAGGTTAAGTTTTCCGTTGTTGGGTTTGGAAATACAGTGAGTGAAATACTCATATCTGTTTCATTAATACCTATGGTAAAAATTTCATAGGCATGCTGCACGCCTTGGTCAACTGTTCCACCATTTCCTTTATCAGAGGTGTAAACTATTTGTCCAACGCTGTATGAAACAGAGCCTCCATTTCCAGAAGCATCACCACCTGAGGCGTTAACGCTTGTTTGTGCCTGTACTCCTATTAGTCCAAAACCTAATAAGAGTACAGCACTTAATTTTAATCTTTTGTGTTCCATTTTGTTTTACTTTTTAGTTGTTACTACATTAAATAATATGTAAATGATAAAATGTCATGTTCTAAAACTTGCACTTTTCAAACCACTCGGTACGACTCATGCATCGTTTTACAAACTAAAACCCCTCAGGATTAACTTGATCATTTTGCCATTCTTTTATCTTACGACCATCTTTATCAAAGGTGATTTTATAAATTTCCTTACCTTCTTTATCGTAATACACCCATTGACCAACACGCTTATTATTTTCAAAAAATCCCACTGAAGAAACTTTTCCTGTTGGGAAATATTCTGTAACCTTACCATCAGGAAATCCTTTTTTGAATGCTTGTTCTCTAATAAGCGCGCCGTATTTGTTGTAAAATTTCCATCTTCCTATTTTCATATCCATAGAATAAGTTCCTTCTTCTAAAGGAGTGCCAGCTTCGTCATATTCAGAGCAATAGCCATTTTTCAAACCATTTGAATAGGTTCTGTCGTATAATTTATTTCCATTTGAAAAATAGAAAACATCATGCCCGTCTTTAACTCCATTTTTATAAGTTGTTTCGTAGCGAAGTAAGCCTTTTTCGTAATTGCCTTTCCAGCGTCCGTGCATAATGCCATCTTTAAAATATCCTTCATTTTCAACTTTACCATTTTCAAACCAGCTTGTCCAAAGTCCATCTTCTTTATCATTTTTAAAACTGCCTTCTCTTTGTTTTTTTCCACTTTCAAACCATGCAATCCAAACACCACTTCTTAAGCCTTCAACGTAATTTCCTTCTCTCCATTTTTCGCCAGTTTCATAATAATAAGTCCACAAGCCATCTTGTTTGCCTAATTTAAAGTTGCCAGAACTACCTAATTTTCCATTTGGATAATAAAACTTCCATATACTATCGTGTTTATCCATTACTAGTTTGCCTTCCATTTCCATATTTCCATTCGGATACCACCATTTGCAATAACTATTTAAGGAATCATTTTCAAAAATGCCATCAAAGCTCAATTTTCCATTTTCATGCCACAGATTACTTTTTCCACTTCGCTTTTCATTTATAAAAACAGTTTCTTCTTTCAACTTACCTGATTTATACCAAGCGGTGAATTTTCCATTTTTCAAGCCATTTTCATGGTTCCATTCTTCCATTTTTTCGCCCGTTTCATACCAAGCTAAACATTTTCCATTTTCAGACTCAATTTCTTTCCATTTTGCTCCACTAAAATAAAAGTATTTCCACAGTCCAACTTTTTCATCATTCTTATAATTCCCTTCTACAGCTATTTTCCCATTGCCATGAAAAAGCTTATATGCTCCATCTCTTGCATCAGCACTATAATTTATTTCTTCTAAAACCGTTCCCCAAAAATCATATTTTTTATAAACTCCATCTTTCTTACCTTTTACAACATTCCATTCTTCAAATTTTCTTCCAGTTGTGTCATAAATTATAACAGGACCATTTTCAAAACTAATAATTTTCCAAACAGCTCCATTATCAAACCAGTAAGTCCATTGTGCCACTCTCTCTCCTTCAGAATAGAATTGCTCGCTTTGTTTTTGACCATTTTCATACCAATATTGCCAAAAGCCATTTGGTTTTCCATTTTTCACAAAGCCTTTGTATTCAAATGAATCAGGATGTTTATACCATGCTAATATTTCGCCATTTTCTTTAGCTTCTTGTCTTTTAATGTTTCCAGTCAAATAATAATAAGTCCACGTGCCGCTTTCTTTACCATTTTCATATTCCCCTTCCGATTCAAGCTTCCCTGATTCATAAAAAAACTTCCATGCACCAATGCGAGTGCTATCGGCAAGAATGCGACCTTTTGCACGTATATTTCCATTTGGATATTTCTCCGAATATGGCAATTGCGCGCTTAAAGCAAAGCATAATAAAGA
Proteins encoded in this region:
- a CDS encoding T9SS type A sorting domain-containing protein, producing the protein MEHKRLKLSAVLLLGFGLIGVQAQTSVNASGGDASGNGGSVSYSVGQIVYTSDKGNGGTVDQGVQHAYEIFTIGINETDMSISLTVFPNPTTENLTLQINDYNNEKLSYQLFDMQGKELSKEQIVAQQTLIDMSSLPTATYFLNVVNQENKKVQSFKIIKIQ